A single genomic interval of Hevea brasiliensis isolate MT/VB/25A 57/8 chromosome 4, ASM3005281v1, whole genome shotgun sequence harbors:
- the LOC131179490 gene encoding uncharacterized protein LOC131179490, which translates to MGTHRKLQLQELEAIRNDAYENMMIYNGKTKAFHDRRLQPKEFKVGQRVLLYHCRLRLFLRKLRSRWLGPYIVTNVYDYGVVEIKSKATEKMFKVNGHRLKPYYEKFQEQKVMKSYWRFLPMRS; encoded by the coding sequence ATGGGTACACATAGGAAGTTGCAATTACAAGAATTAGAAGCCATAAGGAATGATGCCTATGAAAATATGATGATTTATAATGGAAAGactaaggcattccatgacagGAGGCTTCAGCCTAAGGAGTTCAAGGTGGGACAAAGAGTGCTTCTCTACCACTGTAGACTTCGTTTATTTCTTCGTAAGCTTCGTTCTCGCTGGCTTGGTCCTTATATTGTTACTAATGTTTATGATTATGGTGTAGTGGAGATCAAGAGCAAAGCTACAGAAAAAATGTTCAAAGTTAATGGCCATCGTTTGAAACCTTACTATGAAAAATTCCAAGAGCAAAAAGTGATGAAGTCATATTGGAGGTTTCTTCCTATGAGGAGCTGA